In the Pontibacillus sp. HMF3514 genome, GCACAAAGTTGGAGGGGTGCAAGCAGTCATGAAGCTCCTTTATGACAATGGCTATTTACATGGGGACTGTTTAACCGTTACAGGTAAGACAGTTGCAGAAAATTTAGCAGAAGCTCCATCTTTAGAAGAGGGACAAGACATTATATCGTCATTTGATAACCCTAAGCGAGAGGATGGACCTTTAATCACATTGAAAGGAAACCTAGCTCCGAGTGGTGCTGTAGCTAAAGTGTCAGGGGTTAAAGTAGAACGTCACACTGGGCCTGCACGTGTATTTAATACAGAAAAAGAAGCCACAGAAGCTATTTTGAATAATACAATTCAAGAAGGCGATGTTTTAGTTATACGTTATGTTGGGCCAAAAGGTGGTCCAGGTATGCCTGAAATGCTATCGATCTCTGCTTTATTGGTCGGAAAAGGTTTAGGTGAAAAGGTGGCATTATTGACCGATGGAAGGTTCTCAGGGGGAACTCATGGATTAGTTGTGGGTCATATTGCACCTGAAGCTCAAGTAGGAGGACCGATTTCTGTGTTAGAAGAAGGTGACCTCGTAACGATCGATTCAAACAAAAAAGAAATATCCATGGATGTAACGGATGAAGTACTAGAAAGTCGTCGTAAGCATTGGGAAGCACCACCTCTGTATAAAAAGGGGATCTTGGGCAAATATGCTCATAATGTTTCATGCTCATCAAAAGGTGCTGTAACGGACTACAAAAAGTAAATGGATCGATAGACGAAAATAACTCCAGTTAAAATACTGGAGTTATTTTTTTATCAAAAACTGTAACCAGAAAAAAATTTTTCAAAAAAATATATAATCAAAAATGCTTTTTTGCTGAGGATGTAAACGCATACAAATATATCTCTCAATTTTGAAATATCAAAAAATTTTAAATAATCTGTTGACCCATACTCCAAAACATTATAATATTGTCAGCACCTTGAACTTACACATAAGAACAATGCTTTGATAAAATTTCAGATCTAAGAAGAATATAATTTAAAATTTTTAACAAAAAAATAATGATGAACTCAATGACGGGAAAAAGGAACATGTTCAGTGTATTCACAGAGATCTAGGGTTGCTGGAAGCCTAGAAATACATGTTGTTCTGACATCATCTCTGAGTGACAAGTTGAACGGTGAATCTTACTAGGCTTGTCCAGGTACTTGAACCAGTACCTGTTACCAAACGTAGGCTGCTTTTGTCAGCCTGATAAGATAGTATTCGTGAGAGTGCTATGAACTTGGGTGGTACCGTGAAAAGAAAGGCTCTTTTCTCCCCAATGATTCTGAATATTTCGTTAATTCAGGATTATAGGGAGCAAAGGGTCTTTTTTTATTCAGCAATTTCTTAAAAAAGGGTTGAAATTGAAGAGAAGACGCCTATTTAGCCTTTGTTAACGAAGAGTGTTTTTTACTAAGTGATATTGAAGGAGGTATGGAGAAGTGAACATGAAGGCGAGACATGAAGTGGAGCATCACACAAATGAAGTGGTCACGGGAGCAGATGTGCTAATCGACGCATTGGTGGATGAAGAAGTAGATACATTATTTGGTTACCCTGGTGGCGCTGTCTTACCGATTTATGATGCCATTTACCGTAGCCAAGCGTCTTTCAAACATGTACTTTCTCGTCATGAACAAGGTTCTGTTCATGCCGCAGAAGGATATGCCAGAGTAACCGGGAAACCTGGTGTCGTTCTTGCCACTTCGGGGCCGGGGGCAACAAATTTAATTACCGGAATTACAGATGCCATGATGGATTCTTTGCCTTTAGTTATTTTTACAGGGCAAGTGGCAAACAGTGTAATTGGAACCGATGCCTTTCAGGAAGCTGATGTGCTAGGGATCACAACACCAATTACCAAATACAATTATCAAGTTAAGAACGTTTCAGAAATACCCAAAATTGTGAAGGAAGCTTTTCATATTGCTTCTTCAGGTCGTCCGGGTCCAGTCGTAATCGATATTCCTAAAAATATTTCCTCTACAGTTGAATTAGACAAACTTGAAGAGGAATTTTCCCTACCGGGGTATCAACCGACTATGCAACCCAATCCTTTGCAAATTGTAAAACTAGCAGATGCTCTAAAGAATGCTAAACGCCCCCTAATCCTTGCAGGTGCAGGGGTAACATTTGCGGAAGCCTCAGAAGAGTTAAAGGAATTCGCTGAGAAATATCAACTTCCTGTAACAAACACTTTACTCGGATTAGGAAGCTTTCCAGGATCTCATTCACTTTCTCTAGGGATGGCTGGCATGCACGGAACGTATACAGCGAATATGGCGATTTACGAATGTGACCTTTTAATCAATATTGGGGCAAGATTTGATGACCGGCTTACAGGAAACTTAAAGCATTTTGCTCCGAAAGCTAAGGTCGCCCACATTGATATTGATCCTGCTGAAATTGGCAAAAATGTTCCGACTGATATTCCAGTTGTAGCAGATGCGAAAGAGACATTAAACGCACTATTAAATACGAGCATCGAGAAGCCAAATCATGATGAATGGCAGTATGAATTGCATACGAATAAAACCAATTATCCGTTATGGCATGAACGGTCAGATGAACTAATTTCTCCTCAATGGTTGCTTGAACAAATCTTCAATGAATCAAATGGAGAGGCCATTGTCACCACAGACGTAGGGCAGCACCAAATGTGGGCAGCTCAATATTATCAATTTGATAAACCAAATCGGTGGGTGACATCAGGCGGACTTGGAACAATGGGCTTCGGTTTTCCGGCAGCCATCGGTGCACAATTTGGTGCTCCGGATGATTTAGTAGTATCTGTTGTAGGTGATGGAGGATTTCAGATGACTTTTCAAGAGTTGTCTATTCTTAAAGAAAGGAACCTACCTGTAAAAGTGATCATCCTCAATAACGAAGCTTTGGGAATGGTAAGGCAATGGCAGGAAAGCTTTTATGATGAGAGATATTCAGAATCAATCTTTTCCTCACAGCCTGATTTTGTAAAGCTTGCTGAAAGCTATGGAGTTCGTGGGTTAAAGATTGATAAGGAAGAGGATGTAGTTGAAATATTACAAGATGTATTCGCCTACGATGGTCCAGTCGTTGTTGATTGCAGAGTTGTTCAACAAACAAGTGTTTATCCAATGATTGCTCCTGGAAAAGGAATTCATGAAATGATAGGGGTGACGAAATGAAACGTATAATCACGGCTACGGTCCAAAATCGAGGTGGTGTTCTAAACCGAATTACAGGGATGCTTCATAAGCGCCAATTCAATATCGAGAGTATATCTGTAGGAGCTTCAGAAACTGAAGGAGTTTCCAAAATGACGTTTGTAATTGACGTTAGTGATAATCAAAGCCTCGAACAACTAACGAAGCAATTAAATAAACAAATCGATGTATTAAAAGTATCGGATATTACCGATAAGGCCATAGTCGCAAGAGAGTTAGCTCTTATAAAAGTAACTGGAAGCGGACAATTACGCTC is a window encoding:
- the ilvB gene encoding acetolactate synthase large subunit translates to MKARHEVEHHTNEVVTGADVLIDALVDEEVDTLFGYPGGAVLPIYDAIYRSQASFKHVLSRHEQGSVHAAEGYARVTGKPGVVLATSGPGATNLITGITDAMMDSLPLVIFTGQVANSVIGTDAFQEADVLGITTPITKYNYQVKNVSEIPKIVKEAFHIASSGRPGPVVIDIPKNISSTVELDKLEEEFSLPGYQPTMQPNPLQIVKLADALKNAKRPLILAGAGVTFAEASEELKEFAEKYQLPVTNTLLGLGSFPGSHSLSLGMAGMHGTYTANMAIYECDLLINIGARFDDRLTGNLKHFAPKAKVAHIDIDPAEIGKNVPTDIPVVADAKETLNALLNTSIEKPNHDEWQYELHTNKTNYPLWHERSDELISPQWLLEQIFNESNGEAIVTTDVGQHQMWAAQYYQFDKPNRWVTSGGLGTMGFGFPAAIGAQFGAPDDLVVSVVGDGGFQMTFQELSILKERNLPVKVIILNNEALGMVRQWQESFYDERYSESIFSSQPDFVKLAESYGVRGLKIDKEEDVVEILQDVFAYDGPVVVDCRVVQQTSVYPMIAPGKGIHEMIGVTK
- the ilvN gene encoding acetolactate synthase small subunit is translated as MKRIITATVQNRGGVLNRITGMLHKRQFNIESISVGASETEGVSKMTFVIDVSDNQSLEQLTKQLNKQIDVLKVSDITDKAIVARELALIKVTGSGQLRSEIQGIIAPFRASIIDVSKESLTIQVTGKPDKVEALITLLKPYGIKELTKTGVTSFLRGQQPKQVTELNSYSI